A DNA window from Salvelinus sp. IW2-2015 linkage group LG4q.1:29, ASM291031v2, whole genome shotgun sequence contains the following coding sequences:
- the LOC111961662 gene encoding uncharacterized protein, giving the protein MSLSYILLIYVAGVAVKESCADSVPTPTIVISPAYINLATPVTVRCESPEGTECXFYRDQDTKPIRKVDYKQGACQFKLLWNEFKKWNKTEVDLSCVILQNREGKTIKTSKPSDARRLNVSDPIGKPRVHVEKIVNYLNLRCEAKAGTSCYFYLNNGDSHFKKQPYKDNVCVGRVEEEELQRKRSSAGEIFITCAVELVVEGEDTVTSQHSEPLGITIDILNPPGATSSPSVFSVIKPVQEKTSSNVTAEGRGATSSPSASGLNTTDQEKTSSTVTVQGRVSSLPVFLIIIILGAGXLFLVLLAGSVLCVLQRKCGVQGRPVNTGSPPEQQDQTTLCVYSVITKPSRDEEEDTSLQYATVTSTGDRASIQYATVKSTGNQDGPGRTKIKFEIAGEYALLAES; this is encoded by the exons ATTCAGTTCCCACTCCCACTATTGTAATTTCCCCTGCGTACATCAATTTAGCTACACCTGTTACAGTACGCTGTGAGTCACCAGAAGGCACAGAGTGCAAWTTCTACAGAGATCAGGACACCAAACCTATAAGAAAAGTGGATTACAAGCAGGGTGCTTGCCAGTTCAAGTTGTTATGGAATGAGTTCAAAAAGTGGAACAAGACTGAAGTAGACCTCAGCTGTGTAATTCTACAGAACAGAGAAGGTAAAACGATCAAAACCTCTAAACCTAGTGACGCTCGAAGACTTAATGTGAGTG ATCCAATTGGAAAGCCCAGAGTTCATGTGGAGAAGATTGTGAATTACCTCAATCTTCGATGTGAGGCCAAGGCTGGCACCTCATGCTACTTTTATCTGAACAATGGTGACTCACACTTTAAAAAACAGCCCTACAAAGACAATGTCTGTGTGGGGAGAGTGGAAGAAGAGGAActgcagaggaagaggagcagtgCTGGAGAGATCTTCATCACCTGTGCTGTGGAGCTGGTTGTAGAGGGTGAAGATACTGTGACATCACAGCATAGTGAACCCCTCGGTATCACCATAGACA TATTAAATCCTCCAGGAGCTACTAGTTCCCCATCAGTGTTCAGTGTAATCAAACCTGTTCAGGAGAAGACAAGCAGCAATGTCACAGCCGAAGGAAGAG GAGCAACTAGTTCCCCATCAGCGTCCGGTTTAAACACAACTGATCAGGAGAAGACAAGCAGCACTGTCACAGTCCAAGGAAGAG TTTCTTCACTTCCAGtgttcctcatcatcatcattctggGTGCTGGTTRRCTTTTCCTGGTTCTGCTAGCTGGGTCTGTSCTGTGTGTTCTCCAACGCAAGTGTG GGGTTCAAGGCAGGCCTGTAAATACTGG AAGCCCACCTGAGCAGCAAGACCAAACCACACTTTGTGTCT ATTCTGTCATCACAAAGCCATCTAGGGATGAG GAAGAGGACACTAGTCTGCAATACGCTACAGTGACATCTACTGGTGACCGAGCTAGTATTCAATATGCAACAGTGAAATCTACCGGTAACCAAGATGGACCTGGGCGCACCAAGATCAAGTTTGAAATAGCTGGAGAGTACGCCCTCTTAGCAGAATCATAG